A single window of Calditrichota bacterium DNA harbors:
- a CDS encoding ATPase P: MTIAIPGKPTLELTHLVLDMNGTLSLDGEIPGSVRERLVALAPLFKIHLLTADTFGTARREASDLPLSFVKVSQEGYLDKLVFVRELGRNQTVAIGNGFNDHLMLKEAALGIVVLGPEGTHPLALLNADIIASRIEDALDLLLHPKRITATLRT, encoded by the coding sequence ATGACAATCGCAATCCCTGGAAAACCAACCCTTGAGTTAACCCATCTGGTTCTGGATATGAACGGGACCCTCTCTTTGGACGGGGAAATCCCCGGCTCCGTGCGTGAGCGGTTGGTGGCTCTTGCCCCTCTGTTTAAAATTCACCTGTTGACAGCCGACACATTTGGAACAGCCCGGCGTGAGGCATCGGACCTGCCTTTATCGTTTGTAAAGGTGAGTCAGGAGGGCTATCTGGATAAACTGGTTTTTGTTCGGGAATTGGGTCGTAACCAGACCGTGGCAATTGGGAACGGCTTTAATGATCACCTCATGTTAAAAGAGGCGGCTCTGGGCATCGTTGTTTTGGGGCCCGAAGGAACGCATCCCCTTGCCCTTTTGAATGCGGATATTATCGCTTCGCGCATTGAGGATGCTCTGGATTTATTGCTTCATCCGAAACGGATTACGGCGACACTTCGCACATAA